In Spodoptera frugiperda isolate SF20-4 chromosome 28, AGI-APGP_CSIRO_Sfru_2.0, whole genome shotgun sequence, one genomic interval encodes:
- the LOC118265622 gene encoding ethanolaminephosphotransferase 1: MARFLSEDKLKGFEKYKYNSVDTSVLSNYVMHPFWNWCVQFCPVWVAPNLLTFTGFLLTVLNFFVFSYYDYGFYAMTAENVTKDHIPSWVWGVSAVNLFVAYTLDGIDGKQARRTGTSGPLGELFDHGLDSYSAVLIPTFLYSIFGRDEVSTLRFLFLIWNIFFNFYLTHWEKYNTGIMFLPWGYDFTMIGSCILLLVTSVFGPEAWHIPLPGNITPGVIFEFVLYFSAMLTSQTVILWNIYKSYRDKTGKMRSFSEAVRPLVPLFIFFALSSLWAIYSPTDIINRAPRIFYILTGTIFSNINCRLIVSQMSDTRCEAFNGLLIPYALVMCTVFMFPVSATTELLLLAGLCVASSIAHIYYGTKVVQEMCDHFKIECFHIKPKIK, encoded by the exons ATGGCTCGCTTCCTGTCGGAGGATAAATTAAAAggctttgaaaaatataaa TATAACTCTGTGGATACTAGTGTCCTCAGTAACTATGTTATGCACCCATTTTGGAACTGGTGTGTCCAG TTCTGTCCAGTATGGGTCGCTCCGAATCTGCTGACATTTACTGGTTTCCTGCTGACTGTGCTGAACTTCTTTGTATTCTCATACTATGACTACGGGTTCTATGCTATGACAGCTGAGAATGTCACCAAAGATCACATACCATCGTGGGTGTGGGGAGTCTCCGCTGTCAACCTGTTTGTGGCATATACTCTAG ATGGCATCGACGGCAAACAGGCTCGGCGCACCGGTACCAGTGGCCCATTAGGAGAGCTCTTCGACCATGGACTGGACTCGTACTCTGCTGTCCTTATTCCCACCTTCCTCTACAGCATATTTGGCAG GGATGAAGTGAGCACCCTacggttcctgtttctgatatGGAACATATTCTTCAACTTCTATCTGACGCACTGGGAGAAGTACAACACTGGAATCATGTTCCTGCCCTGGGGATACGACTTCACAATGATT GGTTCTTGTATCCTCCTGTTGGTGACGTCAGTGTTCGGTCCCGAAGCGTGGCACATCCCCCTGCCAGGCAACATCACGCCCGGCGTCATCTTCGAGTTCGTGCTGTACTTCTCCGCGATGCTCACCAGCCAGACTGTCATATTGTGGAATATTTACAA ATCGTATCGCGACAAAACAGGCAAGATGCGTTCGTTCAGCGAGGCGGTGCGACCCCTGGTGCCCCTGTTCATATTCTTCGCGCTAAGTTCTCTCTGGGCCATCTACTCGCCGACTGACATCATCAACAGGGCTCCTAGAATCTTCTACATACTAACCGGAACCATATTCTCTAACATTAAC TGTCGTCTAATAGTGTCACAAATGAGCGATACTCGATGCGAGGCGTTCAACGGTCTGCTGATTCCGTACGCGCTGGTGATGTGCACGGTGTTCATGTTCCCCGTGTCTGCTACCACAGAGCTCTTGCTACTGGCTGGTCTATGCGTCGCCAGTTCCATCGCTCATATCTACTATGGTACTAAAGTG GTACAAGAAATGTGTGATCATTTCAAAATTGAATGTTTCCATATCAAGCCAAAgataaaataa
- the LOC118265624 gene encoding RNA polymerase II transcriptional coactivator — protein MPKHKKQASSSSSDSDDGPVDRNPPAEKKAKMGDRTDDKEPTWVLEGKKLVKVREFKGKVYVDIREFYEKNGQLLPGKKGISMTPEQWKKLLSLGDQINETLSSLC, from the exons ATGCCTAAACACAAGAAGCAAGCGAGTTCTAGCAGCTCGGATAGCGACGATGGACCAGTCGAC AGAAACCCTCCAGCAGAAAAGAAAGCTAAAATGGGTGACAGGACAGATGACAAAGAGCCAACATGGGTATTAGAGGGGAAGAAGTTGGTTAAGGTCAGAGAATTTAAAGGCAAGGTATATGTAGATATAAGAGAATTTTATGAAAAGAATGGTCAACTGTTACCAGGCAAGAAGGGCATTAGCATGACCCCAGAACAGTGGAAAAAGTTGTTGTCACTTGGTGACCAAATAAATGAAACACTTAGTTCCTTATGCTGA